In Synchiropus splendidus isolate RoL2022-P1 chromosome 11, RoL_Sspl_1.0, whole genome shotgun sequence, the DNA window ATCGGGCTGATGCGGTTTCCAGCGCCGCCACGCTTTACCCCTGCCGCTTTCCTTTCCAGCAGCTCCCCCGCTCTAGTTGATCAAACGTAATTGTATGCGGCGCGTACTGAGAGACACGCCGGCTGTGAGGGACTGCTCTTCATTTGACACAAAGGACACTGTAGCACGACTAATTTGTACAACCCCACCAAGTGTGATGAGGTCAGGAAAAAAGCCACAACAACGAACGTTTCCAAGAAGGATCGCCGAATTCATTGCATTGGACGACCAACCACTTTGGGTGGTGGAAAACTCGTCGCCTGATGGACTTTTGGGACCAAGGTACGAGATCCCCTCTCGGCACTGTAGTTCGGACGATGTACTAAGCGAGTTATTCAGCAAGGTTTGGGAGCGTGCGCACGCTCGTTCGTCTCATGCAACCGCTTCTTCTTTTACAAGTGACGTTTGGAGCTCTGGCGTCTTTCCTGAGTCTTACTGCCATTTCACAACGGCGGTCAGTGCAGAGACTGACACGTGCTGAAGCGTGTTTTCTCTCGAGAAGGCAGTGAAATAGAAATCAAGACCATGAAGAGCACTCTCCCCACGTTGAGATGGAGCCACTCTCCTACATCGCCACTTTAATGCATCCGAGATACAAAGACAGGCAAGGGCTTTTCAATAATATTTAACTGTAATGAGCCAATGGTATCATTTTTGATTGACAGTCAATGTGATTCAAAATATTTATAGGTATTTCAAAGATTTTGTTAAAATGTTTAACCGCCTGTATTCTGCACTTTTGCCACAGATCCTTTATTGTAGCAACAACCTCAGCACTAGAACAGCActtttgaaaaggaaaaataaataaataataaaattactttttggtatttttttcatgagaaTTGTAAGttgatatatgtatatttttcctGCTATAAAGATTAATAAAGTCATACCTCTTTTGCATTATATTGATGCCTTTAAGTTGTGGGGCCATATTCCATAGATCCACGTTTTGAACTAAAGCTTGCAAAAAAAAGGTATCGAAGGGACTAATTACTCAAAAAAATCCAATCGGAGGCAGTAAAATTTGGATCGGGACGTCCCTAGTAATTACTAGTCCAACATTCAAGTGCACAAATCATGTTTTGAGTAGTCTGGATTTGTTTTGGATTATGCTGCCAGCACAAGTCTGTAAAAGACTGTAGTAGTAAATTCAACACACATAATTCAATAACACCACTTAACGCAGCTCTGTGAACTTCAAACATCAAAGACTTTGCTCTTTTTTGTGACCCTGTGTTCCAGGGCCTAAAGACTGCAGGCACACAAGCAGGCGGCATGATTCAAAGGTACTCATGCCAATGTGGACGGAGTGTGACTGTTCCCCCTCCTGTCACGCCTGGCCAAGCAGTGCATCCTGACGGGCTGACTTCACGTTACATTCTGAATCAACAGACGTGAACTCACCTTAAGACTGGGGTCCTCCAGCCCTACAGATGGGCTCACGCCAGACTTCTCCACCCACTCGCTGCGTGCAGCAGGGGCATTATTAGTCACAGGTCCAAGTTTAGTCAAGCCTTGGTGCGTACCCTTTTTGGGAAAAGAAAAAGCGCTGGGCAACCTGTGGgtctttttctcctttgtggaTCTGGACAACAAGGAGCTCTCTGAGGAGCCCCGAGGCCGCATCTTGAGGACGGGAGGCCTGTCTTGACCTGTGGCTGAGCCTTGCCGGCCTTTAATTCTGTCCAATACGCTCTTCTTAGAATTTGGTTTTGGTTCCATTTGGCTACTTCTGTCAGAGGATTTTTCTAAGGCCGATAAGCAGAAGGTCTGGTTGCCAGGACCCTGCGCCGGGGAATCGGGATCTTGGACTGCAGCTGCCTGCTGGGCCTCAGAACCAGCAGGGACACATTGCTGTGATGAGGCACATTCATTTAAAGCTACAGAGGATTCAGTCTCATCTGTGGACTCAGTGGGCCCCGTTGTCGGGGGAGGATCACCGACACCCGCCAACTTGGATCTACTCCTGGCgatctttcctctgctagtttCAGCGTTTCTGCTCGTCCCACTCAGCGGCAGTGCTTTGTGTTTagcagcaggggtcgccacagctgCTCTATGAATCGGTTTGACTTTTGATTTGAGGTTGGTTATGGTTGCCTTCTTAGTTTCTTTTCCCTTTACGCCGCCAACTTCCAAACGTGGTTTAGAGGCCTGCCTAAGCTGATTAGGTACGGACCGTGGGCTTTTTTGCTGACCTGTACAGGGTGACTCTGAAAAGCAAGGTAGGCCGTTTATCTGGTTCCCAAGGTTTTGCAGTGGTGTGGAAGCATGAGCATAATTCTCCCCATCTTTGGTTGCTTCCACCGTGGACACAAGGGTCTTGACTTGTTCAGCACTTGTTGTTCTGTGAGCAGATGGTGTCTCATTACAGTTTCCTGAAGAGGCATCAGAGACAAAGAAGGTCCTTTGTAGGCAGCCTTCATCCGCACTTGGTATTGCTACTAGGTAGTTATCAGAACTTGTATCCCTGCTCTCAGTTTGGGGCCCCCAGTTCTCCTCCTGAATGAAAGTCATCCCAAGGAAATGACTACCATCTGCATCTTTTGAGTCACTTTGCTGGGGCAGAATATCTGATAATAGCTTAGAATCTTCAGGTAACACTTCTAATGGGGAGAGTAATGACTCCTCCAGGGAAGAAAAGACCGGGAGAGACAGATCTTCCAGACAAAAGCTGTTGGTTCGAATGACCATTTCACCAGAACTGCAATGGTTCTCCGCTGAGGCTTTGCCAGATGATGTGCAGGAAGCAGGCTCGCCATCTTGCGCGGTGGTATCTGGACAGGTTGAAGCACCGGAGGGCGATCCAAACGTGTTTTGATTCAAAGCATCTGCTGACGCTACTCGATCAAAAACCTGGCACAAATTGGCATTCCAGCAGCTGACAGTTCTACTCACGGgagttgaaaaaaaactttggttCAGGTTCGATTGCGAATCACAAAACACGTTATCTTGTAGGCAGGAGATCGGCTGGTTATCCAAAGGTGAAGATTCTCCATGGCTACTCGACCGCACGTGAAAGTCAGGGGAGATCCTGGGTTCTTGGTCGCTCTGGATGAGAATACTGCTGGAGGAATCAGGTGACGGGGACACTGAGAAGTCACTGTAATGATCCCTTGGAAAGTGGCCCAGCTTCAAGTCTTCTCGTGTCACGGTATCCGCTTGAGCCTCAGCGGACACATCAGAGGTCATCTTCGGACTGTGGAGGCCGCTCTCCTGCGTGCAGTCGTGGTAACATTTCATCACAACAGGTGGGCACACTGTAATCCGCTGATCTGGTTCATCCATCTAGTCTTTCTTTTCTGTGAAAACAAGTTGACGCTCATTTAATTTGGACTTCTATATGGAGACAGAAAATAGTGCTGAAAACATTCCTCACAaaaggacatttaaaaaatgaccatCTCAAGTCAAAAGATAAAACATTGAACTGGTCTTGGAATAAATGAGTTGAAGCTTATTTCTTCAAGCTTTACCAAAAGCTAATTAAAATATTAGGCGGACACCTGTTCCGCTGAAACTGAGCTGTGTGTGCTCCACTGAGCCATTACAGCTCTGGTAACACAAGCCGCACGCTCAAATGATTCATGCTGCATTCACCGAAAACAAGAGACACTTGAAGAGTCATGTCATGTCTCCCACTTTCTTTCTCTGTCTAGTGCATTTCTGCTCAAAAACCTATTTGCAATGTCGAGTGCAACAACTGTGGGTgggaaacaataaaaatgtcactCATGGCTTTTCATACCCATTTTGAGGTGGGATGTTAAGTGGCACTCAGAAAGGCTTCATTGTGTAGCAGTGCTTATTGAGATTACAGGGACAATtcaccttcatttttttaaatatttaactgaGACATTCTCATCAGATCCCCCCTTAATTTTACTCATATAACTGCTGGTTTTTCATGGCAGGCAAGAACAGAAGCAACTTCTTCTGTTTTAAAAGACAGAAACACTGTTGGATCACACAGTTCCTGAAAAGTAGCACCAAGAAGCAGCGAGGGAGAATGTTACGCAAGATGACTTAATCAATAACTTGGTATGTGCTGCTCCACGGCGGGAGGTAATTGCACAACATGAACTAGCTTATCTAagaattgtctcttttgaacagcagaaagggttttttagcGCAGCTAAGCTGTTCTAGACCTGTACAGTCATTCACTCTGGAGGTTGGTAAACATCAGAGATGATAAGTGTAAAGACATTACACATGTGTACGTGGTGTTTGGATGGCTTCCAAGGCTACAGCTTTCCGTTTCCTTCCAAGGGTCACAGAACAACACAACGCGACACAACACAAGTCATCGAGGAAAAAACAAAGTCGATGACTTGTTTCTAAACTTCATCACGTTCCTCCTCAGGATGAGAAGTAGTTTCCATTATCGTCCTGAATGGATGTACATTGCAGCTTTGTATATGGATGAACCTTGAATGGAGCCGTATTTTAAGTAATTACAGTGATCGGCGACTGGTTGACTAAAAGCTCACGGTGGAGTGGAGTGACAACAAACATGCCAACATGAGTAAGCTCATGTCATGAAACTCTAAATACCAGCAGTTGTTAAATACGTAAGGGTGAACGGATACTTACCTGGAAATGTTATTGGAATCAGGAACTAGTACACGCTTGTATGCACAGACAATTAAAGACACGCCAACGCTGGCACGTTACAACAAAAAGCCTCAAGTTAATGAGCAAGATTCACCAATCAATAGTAACTGTCAGACGCGTGTTTAACAAGCAAGACAAACAGCCGCATTGGTCTCACCCTGAGCTGCGCTCACTGAACTCTGGCACTTGGACAGGAGCGTATTCCCACTCACAACACCACCAAAGTCACGGCATGCTGGCGTAAGGTGATACTGGGCTTTGATTTCCAAACTACAGTGCTGTACCTATGCAATAAAATAATCACAAGCATGCAACACGTAGAACTCAACACCACTTACCTTCTCTTTAAAAGTGACCACTGGTGTGTGCTGCAATGTTTAACTTCCCACGTGTGGCCCCAGCTGGCAAGGATTCTTGTTCTGCGTGAGGACAAGGATCACTTGCTTGTTCAAAGTTCGCCAGCATTGCTATTGAACTGTCCAACAGAGGCAAAGTGGTCAATCCTCCAACAGTGCAAAGGCATGTAGCCGCGTGTGACTCCACGCCGGGCCCAGTCCCAGCCGGCCGCTTGTGTTCAGAGTCAATGGTGCATCAGTAACATCAGCTCCAGAGCGGAGGTCATTGCTGTGGCCTCGAGGTTTAAGTCCCGACCGCCATAGTCCTGCAGCAGCCGGTTTGTCAAAGTCCAGCGGAGCAGCGCGTCCACATCTACTCCCAAGTTGACAGAGTGAGGAAAGGAAGGAGCAATCAACATGTTACCTTATCCCTGCAGAGCCCTGTGAAGGAGGCGTGGCCTGCGTCTGAGTTGGCATGCAGTGTTGCTAAGCAGCCAAAGTCTCTCTTTATAAAGGAGGATGAATGGAAAAGGGGGCAGAATGACGGGAGGCCACAGAGCAGAGCACGGCGGCACTCACACATTCTTGCACGGCAGAAACAACAAATTGAAGCGGCGCAGTCTCCTTCACACCTCCTCAAACAGAAGTCAACGGCTGACATGAAGGAACTGGGTTGGACACAAACACCTCGACACCTGATTCCACCACTACAGCAGAAGCGCGACACCCACTCTAAGACCTTTAAGACACGGGCTATTCACAGGCTTAATCTAGACCAGGCCCCTGACCCCTGCTACCGCCGTCTAATCTTAACCTCAGACAAGATGCAAGTCATGTTGCAGAATATACTTATTATCCACTTAAGGGGGCAGAGGCCAGGACGGACCGGTCAAGGCTGCTCGTTGAGTCAAGTCAGAGCTTTTAAGTCAAAACAACCACGACAATGGTGATGACTTTAATAGAAAACAAACCTTAAGGTTTTAGCAAGGCAGGGAAGGGAAGCTTCAACTGAGCATGAACAACTCCTGTCCTTATGGGGACCTCGCActttcaccagcctctcactaaccttccaaaacaaatggctaatctGAACCAGGACCAAAATTAAAGCCAATTCAAATGACCCTCATCCTTAAACTCCGGCTTAGACAGAGACttggcaaaatgtcctcacaaatagGTGTGTTTCAAAGATTTAGTCCCCACAAGGGtaactatacacacacacacacacacacacacacacacacacacacacacacacacacacacacacacacacacacacacacacacacacacacacacacacacacacacacacacacacacacacacacacacacgaaaaaaacaaaataaaatcatttctgCCATTATTGGTGCAGAAAGTGAAAAAGCCAATGTGTTTCATTGACCAGCTCCACTGTGATAAATAATGAGAAACAATAAGATGAACGGGCAGATATCATGGCTCTTGTTCTAATAGGCTCGGCGTGTTGAACATTGGGGACCAGTGTCAGTGTGCAAGGTCTCCAGCCTCTGCTGTGCGCGGATCACTTCCCGCCAACACCGATGCACTGATGGTGAGTGCTACTGAGCCAAATTCCATCAGACGGACGACCAACATCAATTTGACAGATTAGAACGCACGCATGTCGTGCTGCGTGCTAAAATACAGCATTTTGCATACACACTGAGCCACTACACTTCTGAGGTCTTTTCAAAGTACTATCCGATGGAAATAGTGGATGGGAACACATTCCTAttctgttttgacatttttggagAAATTCAGTGAATCGCACTGGAGCTGAGTCAACTCATttttatctgttctaaatgcaaATTAAAGGAAGATTTCATCAGCAATGTGATGCTTTTAGCAATTCAAACACATCCTCCTTTaggttacatttagaacagatgcaaaatgtgtaattcatttgccattaatcgcgagttaactcagctttagtgcgattgcAAATTGTAATATATGAGCATTTACTTCCAACCACAGAGCAATCTGCATCAAATATTTGTCGCTTCCAAAAGGTCCTGAGGCAAAAAGCAAGCTGGCTGGGATGACCTCTTCAAGGGTGACTGCTCAGTCTAAAACAGAGTGCAGTTATGAGGAAAAGGGGCCGGCCTTCATAAATGCAGACACAAGACTACAGTGGAGTGGCAGGTCAAGCTGGGGGGTTGAGTCAGAATGCCACTGAGGGACAAGGCTTTTCTGTGAGTAATGTGAAAGGTCAGAAGCACCACAATGAGTCCGGTGACTGGGTGACGAAGCTCAGCTTCAGAGAgctgaaaacatatttaaagctAGAAggatttgactgaaaaaaaaataatcaagcAATAATTTGGATGAGTGTAATAATTTAGTGAGACAAAAGTAAAGAGGAGAAATGCAGATGCTTATGTTGTGGCAGATACATTTGGAGAACAGTCTTCTACTGTGCTTTACATTCTGGTCACagaagtaacttttttttctatcgTCTTATTGTCACAAAATTCAAGATGTTTTTAAGCTGAAAACAATTTGTTCAACTCCTGAAGGATAAATGAGGACCATTACTATTGCTCCACTTATGCATATGTTGATTTGATAAGAAGGAATGAGGTTGCTGCTTTGAGTTTTTGTTCAGTGAAATGTATcataaaagcaaatgaaaagacCAGGAAACAAAGGGTTGAGCGATCACCTTCTAAATGTATGCTACTGTACTTTGTGGCAATAGGTCATTTTTAGACAGCCCAACAACAACATGAGCCATTACATAGTTATTTTCTGGCTCACCTTTCCTTCATCATTGCAAATATtcaatgtgattaaaaaaaaaaactttaataaCTGAGCCAAGTCACATACAAAATCTTAAGCCTTCCAAAAGCCCTGTATTTTATAAGACGATTTGAAATGGGGGCGAACGCACAACTGAGAACAATATATTTCCAGTAAActtgcacattttcatttcGGAAAATATAACTGGAATCAAAACAATATGGCGTGTTGAACTTTAGGGTCAACACAAAGAAACTGTTTCAATCGTTGCTGGGTCTTCAAAGAAAAATAACCGAGTCAAACGGTTGATGGAAAGTTGGCCTACGCTTGTTTTCTCTTGCCGGAGCATGTCAGCCTTCTcgaagggccacagtgggtgcgggCTCAGACCAAGTCAAGCGCAGCACACATCGTGAACACGGCCTCGTTTTCTAACGTGTCATGGAAGTGGAAGGCATGAGGCTTGGTGGACGCACAGCCCTCTCAGAGCGACCAGCTCCACCAAGGGCCATGCCGGCTGTGACATGAGTGGCAACACAGCAGCCGCGCTCGAGAACGAACACGAGGACACTTCACCTGTCTGCGCGAGAGCTGCTGGAAACAGTTGGCGCTAGAATTAGAACAGGGTGaacagggaaggaaggaaggaaggaaggaaggagccgGGCAGAGCAGGCGAGCCGCTGGACACCCGCCGGAACACAGCCGTCCCACCTGTAGCATCAGCACTAGCCGCCGCCGCCACGTTAGCCGCCAGGCACCAAACAACTCTGACAACATCTGCTCCCGGAGCACACGCGCTGACGGAAGCGTCAAGTCTGTCTCACCGCCAGCCGGACAACTGTGGCCTCGTTCAGCGGAGAGATGTGAAGTCACAACACTTGAACACATCCGCTCACCTGCCGCGCGCGCCACTCTCGTGAGCTCGCTCCCGCCACAAGCCCATTCCCGCCAGTTTTAAAAGAGAGAGGGAAGTAACACAGCCGTGCTCTTTCAttcactcgttttttttttttattaacgtATGATTTAGTTTTCTGCAGTGATGCGCTGGTACTGTGACTGCATCAGTAACAtgaatttgattcattttttccatGTGTAAAGAGTGCATGTGACAGTGCTGTAGGCGAGAATATTGTGCCGTTGGATGggtaagaaacaaaacacacgccTCTTCGGTATTTCAAATTGAAATGtacaattatttaataattaaattaatacaCACCCTTTGATGCCAGGAGGGAAGATAAAAAGTTCAATGTAAAAGTGCATTGTGTGAACAGAGAAGAGCACACTGAACATCTCAAGCAGAGGAAATGAAGCGCGAAGGCTGGAACCATGAACCGAAATGTGATCCAACTGACATCTAATCATCATCTATTTTGATCATTTAACTGTCATCACATCTTCCACAGTCCAGTTCCACCACCTGTATCGGCCTCTCACATCACCTGCTATACAGTATCTTGAAACAAGTGGAGAATCACATTTGACGGTTGCTGATATCTGAGATTTAAAGACACTTACTCTGACACTCCTCATATTGTTTACTGCATCTGTGGGTAAACAAAGTATTCTGTGAAAAAGACTTCAATGGAAGATCTGTTTGATCTGCTACATGCCAACAACAGAACGATCAAATGTTGGAGGACGAAGCAGGGCTGTAACAAAATCATCTCTGAGGTTAATTCCATTTCAGTCGGCATGGATTCTGAACATGAACAGTGCAACAAAAGCAAATGGTCAGGCCACGAAGTTTATGAGACAGGATGCGTTTACAAGACTAGTTTAAGACAAAGATGTAGAGACGCCTGACTGCACTTCGTCCTGCAGGCGAGTCAATGTGCACACTGAAGGAGGTGGGACGTGAGAGGAGCTTCTTCCTGGGAACAAGGAAATAAGGAACAAATCCTTCTCAGTCAGTTTGAAAATCTGGCCTAAACAGGTGCACCAtctctctccttcatccctctctGTTCTCATACACAGGACGGCCAGTTGAGGCCTCCACAGGCGGCAGAAACGATGATGTAGATGACCACCTGCAAAGACAAAGACACGCGTGGGAGTTAAAAGCAGGTACGTATCTGGCGAAGCCACGGTTGACTCACCAGACTAACCAGCACGATGACCAAAGTCAGCTTCAGGTTCTTCATGCACATGGCCCGTGCCAGGTTACGACTCGTTGTCTTGAAGGTGACCGACTATTTCCATGAAAGCAAAGGAGAGAGACGTGTTCATCCACACATTACCTTCAACAATTGAACAGAAAATGGGCCACAACTTACAGAATCCACCAGGTTTTCCGTCTTGTCAATCAACAGCTCCAACTTCTCACCTCTTTGAGCTACTAAATCTGCGAAGACAGAAGGAAAGAGTTCAGAGGTCAGCCTACAACGTAGTGGCGGACACAAGGAAGCTCTATTATATCCTTAAATCATTCTGAGAGTGAGTCTGGGTGGATTTGATGTTGGGTTATACAAGACACTTCTCACACACCGATGAACACCAGATTGTCAGCTTCCTCtgataaaaaaaggaaacgactGAGCACAAGCACatcagtaaaaaaatatttcactgagTGACTTAAATTTTCATTAAATGTATCATTTAATTCTCTTCAGTGTTGCATCGGTACTGTGGCTGCATAattaatatgtattttaaaagttgTTGTCAGCTTTGTTGTCTATTaaaatttgattcatttttttttcatgtgtaaaGAGTGCATATGATAGTGCTGTAGTGGATATGGCAAGGAGAATATTGTGCCGTTACTCGTGAATTTTGACTATTATATTGTGTTTATTATGCAAACCAGGATGggtcagaaacaaaacacacgcacgcacacagagtAATACTCTCACAATGTTCACCATGAATCAGCATTTCACAGTAATAAAAAGAAAGTAGGTTTTCAGTTCATCTCAAcagtttgaagaagaaaaaacgaACACATGAGACGCTGGAGTGTGGATCAAACTTATTAGAGGCAGAGGATTACCTATGTTTCTGACCATAATGCCTTTCAGGTCATCCACTTGCAGCTGTGTCTCAGTCACGCGATCAGCTCCACGTGGATCTGCGTGGTGTTTCTGCAGGAGTGTGGGTGAAGAATGAAAAGAATGTCTAGAGGGTAATTTGTAATCGTCACCATTTTGTGGAGCTTAGTTTAATGTGCTAATAACTTATTGGTCTTGATGCACTTCTATTTAGTAGCAGTGGCAGCAGTTCTGGGGAATTCACTAAcaactctgcagcagcaggaggtttTAGCCAACTACAAAATTCAAGGTGGAAATGATGCTGACCAAGGCGATAGTGTGTATATGAAATTCCTCGATTCTCTGCTTGCGGATCACTCACCATCTGAGCAGCCAGTGTTGAGGAGAATTCACTATTCATGGCGTACGGTAAGGCTGTTTGTGCGCGAGACCCATATGTCGTCTGGAAACGCTTCTTGACCTCGCTCAGGAAACTGAAAGCGCGTGACCTCTCAAAGTCCTGTGACAAAATAATGATGCAAGAGTTAACATTGGTTTGGTTAGTCAttctcataaataaacaaagttaTTATTGCAACATGGAGTCATACAGATGAGTGACTTGTCACTACAGTTTAACAGTTTCTTCTGCATTAAATCAAAAGGCATCCTAGAATTAGAGACGTGAGGAAGTACTTACATCATCAGTAATGCAAAGGTAGATGATTCTGTCATgacaaatgtaatgaaaaagGTAGCTGGAAAGAGAAGAACAAACAGAGAATGAGAAACTCTCACCCACATCTGCACCCATGGTTTAGTAGGTAGGAGTAACAGGTCAGTGAAGAAAACTGAGGCCGCTCAGTTGGTAATGAGAATTCTTGAACTTTTAGAGGCCCCCTTCAATTATAAATATTTGAAGAAGTAAATCAATACCACGGAAAATCATATGTAAATTGTTTCAAAACTAACATACGACGGAACGAACCTGTTAAGAAAAACATTTACAGTTCTATTCCATCCAGCTCTCATTTTTGCACAAATTTCCGCCCAGTTACTGAAATATTCAAGTAGTTAAATAAAATTCTGGCATCGAGAAACTAGGTGTACCAAGAGTTCAAGTAAAACTAGTCTGCATGTACATAGCCTTGTTGACAATAACTGCAAAgctatgaaaacaaatgagactGTTCTGTTTACTGCCAACCAAAACAATTGGATCATGATGCGTGGTTCTGCTCTCACATGTAAATGACTACTTTTTTTGTATAATCTAGATACAAGCTAGATAAGCAGAGTAATCCCATCATTATACGGGTGTTAAACTTGTACAAAGGCTTACCTGCCGTGGCTGTAGGTCAGTTTGTTATTTTCGGAGGGGATTTTGGCTAAGATCTGCTCCGTCACTTCCAGGAAGTTGCCTCCACACCAGGCATGTTTGGCAAGGATGGTGGTTCCACGGGCCACCACGGCAAAGAggattgccatggcaacagctgagGTTGAAACACCTGGATTCACTGACAACAGAAGAGCAACTGATGAGGTGGATGCTACTGGACAGAATCAATGGAGTGAAGGCACAGTGCTCTCACAACAGCAAGGTGCATGACAGAGGTTTCTACAACAAAAGTGGTTTTATCAAAGAAATCAATCATACTGGAAGTCCATAAAGCACGCACATTCATGAGCCACTCGAGGCAATACCTTCATACAGGAAAATGTTCGCACATATTCAGGAAGTAAACATGAACAGCTGACTTGTATGTCTCACTCGTTATGTGAGAGAAGTCCCGGATTAAACCAGCAACCGGCGACCCTGGCCACACGGACGTCTCGTTTGTTTTCTTTATGACGTACATAGAGGACTCTGTTAGAGCCAGATACGACAGAAACCGACAGGAGACTGGATGGAAACGACCAGCAGCCACTTGCTAGCTTTGTGTCACACATGTCAATGACAACGTTAGTGGCGGTTTCGGGCGACGGAGGCAACGTAGTACGCCATTGAACACATGTCTTAATTACCTTGGTGTCACCGACGTCGTTTAAAGTGTCAAATAACGCGTGGGTTCTCACATGTAGCGCGATGGCAGCCGCTAACAAATCCCTGACGAGTGACTTCTGCTTTGCAAAACACCCAGTGCTCAAAACCGGAAACCCCGGTGCATTGTGGGTAATGTAGTCCAACGTGCTTTCGTCCATTTGTTGCGCACTATAAGAAGCCCGTTCATATCAATTACAAATGATTTCCCTGATAATGTGCGTGTTTATGCATCTAAAGCCTACATTTCATACAATCTCCATCCCGAGGGAAGCGACTTGAGGTGATGCGTAT includes these proteins:
- the mtus1a gene encoding microtubule-associated tumor suppressor 1 homolog A isoform X1, which codes for MDEPDQRITVCPPVVMKCYHDCTQESGLHSPKMTSDVSAEAQADTVTREDLKLGHFPRDHYSDFSVSPSPDSSSSILIQSDQEPRISPDFHVRSSSHGESSPLDNQPISCLQDNVFCDSQSNLNQSFFSTPVSRTVSCWNANLCQVFDRVASADALNQNTFGSPSGASTCPDTTAQDGEPASCTSSGKASAENHCSSGEMVIRTNSFCLEDLSLPVFSSLEESLLSPLEVLPEDSKLLSDILPQQSDSKDADGSHFLGMTFIQEENWGPQTESRDTSSDNYLVAIPSADEGCLQRTFFVSDASSGNCNETPSAHRTTSAEQVKTLVSTVEATKDGENYAHASTPLQNLGNQINGLPCFSESPCTGQQKSPRSVPNQLRQASKPRLEVGGVKGKETKKATITNLKSKVKPIHRAAVATPAAKHKALPLSGTSRNAETSRGKIARSRSKLAGVGDPPPTTGPTESTDETESSVALNECASSQQCVPAGSEAQQAAAVQDPDSPAQGPGNQTFCLSALEKSSDRSSQMEPKPNSKKSVLDRIKGRQGSATGQDRPPVLKMRPRGSSESSLLSRSTKEKKTHRLPSAFSFPKKGTHQGLTKLGPVTNNAPAARSEWVEKSGVSPSVGLEDPSLKSSKAPETPVEKSKGSPPPTERTPVSQPSLAPQKKSNLSARLRIAPKVKSESTSCKPSTLQAKKKSGAGNQKPGGESSQRGPSTSLKPSLHGLRNPQTPASRASMSSATSSGSKLPRSGLALSRNQQMEGACGAEVSGSAAPKQTFRAMRSVFLKAKIIPTVAETARGPTLSTTCKSVASARKGLCHPAQTPQERTSTSKLVRLPLSKPVDKKTAKTGSRQQQACPNNRPPDVVPLELPEHERKTRIDQLKEVLAARNRGFEAVTVVLKHTLTERDEATRQGREQSQELVDLRGELVSSVNSAERLQKEKEDVQRSLESALHTLQEQHQKDLEQVEKRLQTFYQAEWDKVHLTYQEEADKCKARMQEQLDELQAQHEAMKEELERSHSHQLTCVKQQCETSLEELRKFHSQELESLGRTVKEAEATLTVRIQQLTEENQVLQEKLTAEESRRRELAERSQKDSRTLYLEQELESLKVVLDIKNQQLHQQEKKLMEINSLTEKNVTLDESLRKVQQENEDLKARMERHAALSKQLSTEQAVLQQSLQMESKVNKRLSMENEELLWKLNNGEPHRVSPGSPSHSFSLQSPCRSNIFSSPSVSPR
- the sybl1 gene encoding vesicle-associated membrane protein 7, with amino-acid sequence MAILFAVVARGTTILAKHAWCGGNFLEVTEQILAKIPSENNKLTYSHGSYLFHYICHDRIIYLCITDDDFERSRAFSFLSEVKKRFQTTYGSRAQTALPYAMNSEFSSTLAAQMKHHADPRGADRVTETQLQVDDLKGIMVRNIDLVAQRGEKLELLIDKTENLVDSSVTFKTTSRNLARAMCMKNLKLTLVIVLVSLVVIYIIVSAACGGLNWPSCV